A section of the Methanococcus vannielii SB genome encodes:
- the bioF gene encoding 8-amino-7-oxononanoate synthase — MFREKLKRELQGIKDENLYRKLRNQDDFILNFSTNDYLGLSKNEEVILAYNEGLKDGAGSTGSRLTSGNFKLHEKLEGVISEFKETEKSLVYSSGYAANVGVISALAKKGDLVLSDELNHASIIDGIRLSRADKLIYRHSDVQNLIEILEKNKYYENIIVVTDSVFSMDGDVSPIDKIAKIIDEYNAVLIIDDAHGTGVLGQGKGTLKHFKVKASDNIIQIGTLSKAIGTSGGFVSGIEELIDYLINNSRSFIYSTSLPPAVISASIKSFELVEKERLSKNLEKNIICANKLFKNHGFIKCESITPIYPFVFGEKSIDISKGLINHGIFGVPIRYPTVKKGMERIRISITSKHEKNDFKYLCEKIDKLTI; from the coding sequence ATGTTTAGGGAAAAGTTAAAAAGAGAACTTCAGGGAATAAAAGATGAAAATTTATATAGGAAATTAAGAAATCAAGATGATTTTATTTTAAATTTTTCTACAAATGACTACTTAGGCCTTTCAAAAAATGAAGAAGTAATTTTAGCATATAATGAAGGTTTAAAAGATGGCGCTGGTTCAACCGGTTCAAGACTTACTTCTGGAAACTTTAAACTTCATGAAAAATTAGAAGGAGTTATTTCAGAATTTAAAGAAACTGAAAAATCACTAGTTTATTCCTCAGGTTATGCTGCAAACGTTGGCGTAATAAGTGCACTTGCTAAAAAAGGAGACCTTGTTTTAAGCGATGAATTAAATCATGCATCAATTATTGATGGGATACGACTTTCAAGAGCGGATAAATTAATTTATCGACATTCTGATGTACAAAACTTGATTGAAATTCTTGAAAAAAATAAGTACTATGAAAATATAATTGTAGTTACGGACTCGGTTTTTAGTATGGATGGTGATGTATCTCCAATTGATAAAATTGCAAAGATTATTGATGAATATAACGCAGTTTTAATTATTGATGATGCACACGGTACCGGAGTTTTAGGGCAGGGAAAAGGTACCCTAAAACATTTTAAGGTAAAGGCAAGTGACAATATTATACAAATTGGAACCCTTTCAAAAGCTATTGGAACTTCAGGTGGATTTGTATCTGGAATTGAAGAATTAATTGATTACTTAATAAATAATTCTCGAAGTTTTATATATTCAACATCACTTCCACCGGCCGTAATTTCTGCAAGCATAAAATCATTTGAATTAGTTGAAAAAGAAAGACTTTCTAAAAACCTTGAAAAAAATATAATTTGTGCAAATAAACTTTTTAAAAACCATGGATTTATTAAATGTGAAAGTATTACTCCAATATATCCATTTGTATTCGGTGAAAAGTCAATAGATATATCAAAAGGTCTTATAAATCATGGAATATTTGGGGTCCCAATAAGGTATCCCACGGTAAAAAAAGGCATGGAGAGAATACGAATTAGTATAACTTCAAAACACGAAAAAAACGATTTTAAATACCTTTGCGAAAAAATAGACAAATTAACAATTTAA
- a CDS encoding nicotinamide-nucleotide adenylyltransferase: MRAFIVGRWQPFHKGHLEIIKKISEEVDEIIIGIGSCQRSHTLTDPFTAGERIMMITKALGRYNINYYIIPINDIDFNAVWVSCVESLTPPFDTVYTGNSLVRELFSEKNYVVKKPELYNRKEYSGTEIRKKMLKGEKWEHFVPEEVVDVILEIDGIGRIKRLDEKDYDDYF, translated from the coding sequence ATGAGAGCGTTTATTGTAGGGAGATGGCAACCATTTCACAAAGGACATTTAGAAATTATAAAAAAAATTTCAGAAGAAGTAGATGAAATTATAATAGGTATTGGAAGCTGTCAAAGGAGCCATACATTAACTGACCCCTTTACAGCAGGGGAACGAATAATGATGATTACAAAAGCCCTTGGAAGGTACAATATAAACTATTACATTATTCCAATTAATGATATTGACTTTAATGCCGTATGGGTATCTTGTGTTGAATCGCTAACTCCTCCATTTGATACGGTTTATACGGGAAATTCTCTTGTAAGGGAATTATTTAGCGAAAAAAATTATGTTGTAAAAAAGCCCGAACTATACAACCGAAAAGAATATTCCGGAACTGAAATTAGGAAAAAAATGCTTAAAGGAGAAAAATGGGAACATTTTGTTCCAGAAGAGGTCGTGGACGTAATTTTAGAAATTGATGGAATAGGACGAATTAAAAGACTTGATGAAAAAGATTATGATGACTACTTTTAA
- a CDS encoding IGHMBP2 family helicase has product MTLKQIYVNKYKELVKRERDYEISFHREEIKKMGEKREDIGRAILNLKGKILREFYGELIVRYSRKEKFKKTDISVGDIVLISREEPLQSDLLGTVVEIGSNYIDISLESIPKWAFVDIRIDLYVNDVTFKRMIKALENLVNLDNRLIDIILEIDSPTKSKPLNIELIDKTLNDYQKNAVISALSARDLYLIHGPPGTGKTKTISEIILQEAFRKNKIIATADSNIAVDNILSNLSKYPDFKIVRIGHPSRISKKLLEYSLYEQILKHEKYEKLSILRKELHKNYEFKKNLNRPDLKWMRKLSNDDIIIFSKLDKDIRGIPKLEIKKMADWILATEKIEKLKENIEKIEKSIIDSIISSSSIILSTNSMAGSEILENYRFDVCIIDEGSQSMEPSALIPISLSRKLIISGDHKQLPPTVISNEIELKKTLFERLISKYPEFSKVLQIQYRMNEKIMEFSNKMFYGEMIVSHSSIKHQNLMEIVKNIESFDSEILNDMPLQFIDIDGKELKNKFKSYYNILEAEKVLEVVKKFQKYNVPVSVITPYDAQVKYISGLINSDEIEVKSIDGFQGRENEVIILSLVRTNKLGFLKDLRRLNVAITRAKRKLVVIGSKNLLIKDDTYAEFLKCFNNNE; this is encoded by the coding sequence ATGACTTTAAAACAGATTTATGTAAATAAGTATAAGGAACTTGTTAAAAGAGAACGGGACTATGAAATAAGCTTTCATAGAGAAGAAATTAAAAAAATGGGTGAAAAACGTGAGGACATTGGGCGGGCCATTTTAAATCTTAAAGGGAAAATTTTAAGAGAATTTTATGGGGAATTAATTGTAAGATACAGTAGAAAAGAAAAATTTAAAAAAACAGATATTTCCGTTGGAGATATCGTTTTGATAAGTAGAGAGGAGCCCCTTCAAAGCGACCTCCTTGGAACAGTAGTAGAAATTGGTTCAAACTATATAGATATTTCTTTAGAATCCATTCCAAAATGGGCATTTGTGGATATTAGAATAGACCTTTACGTAAATGACGTAACATTTAAAAGAATGATTAAAGCACTTGAAAACCTTGTTAATTTAGATAACCGCCTTATAGATATTATTCTTGAAATAGATTCGCCAACTAAATCAAAGCCTCTAAACATTGAATTAATTGATAAAACTCTAAATGATTACCAAAAAAATGCGGTTATTTCCGCACTTTCTGCAAGGGATTTGTATTTAATTCATGGACCGCCAGGAACTGGAAAAACTAAAACCATTTCTGAAATAATATTGCAAGAAGCGTTTAGAAAAAATAAGATTATTGCAACGGCTGATTCAAATATTGCTGTCGATAACATTTTATCAAATCTTTCAAAATACCCTGACTTTAAAATAGTTAGAATAGGCCATCCTTCAAGAATTTCCAAAAAATTACTTGAGTATTCACTTTATGAACAAATTTTAAAGCATGAAAAATATGAAAAATTAAGCATTCTTAGAAAAGAACTTCATAAAAATTACGAATTTAAAAAAAATTTAAACCGCCCTGACTTAAAATGGATGCGTAAACTGTCAAATGACGATATTATTATTTTTTCAAAGTTGGACAAAGACATTAGGGGAATTCCAAAACTAGAAATTAAAAAAATGGCGGATTGGATACTTGCTACCGAAAAAATCGAAAAATTAAAGGAAAATATTGAAAAAATCGAAAAAAGCATTATTGATAGCATTATTTCGAGTAGTAGTATTATTTTAAGTACAAATTCAATGGCTGGAAGCGAAATTTTAGAAAATTACCGATTTGACGTCTGTATAATCGATGAAGGGAGCCAGTCAATGGAGCCCTCTGCTTTAATACCTATATCTTTATCTAGAAAACTGATAATTTCAGGAGACCATAAGCAACTTCCCCCAACAGTAATCAGTAATGAAATTGAACTTAAAAAAACACTTTTTGAGCGTTTAATTTCTAAATATCCTGAATTTTCAAAAGTGTTACAAATCCAATACCGTATGAATGAGAAAATTATGGAATTTTCAAACAAAATGTTTTATGGTGAAATGATAGTATCACATAGTTCTATAAAACACCAAAATTTAATGGAAATAGTAAAAAATATAGAAAGTTTTGATTCCGAAATTTTAAACGATATGCCTCTTCAATTTATAGATATTGATGGAAAAGAATTAAAAAACAAGTTTAAATCATATTACAACATTTTAGAAGCGGAAAAAGTTTTAGAAGTAGTTAAAAAATTCCAGAAATATAATGTACCGGTAAGTGTTATAACCCCATATGATGCCCAAGTAAAGTATATTTCAGGACTAATTAATTCTGACGAAATAGAGGTTAAATCTATTGACGGATTTCAAGGACGGGAGAACGAAGTTATCATTCTATCATTAGTGCGTACAAATAAATTAGGATTTTTAAAAGACCTTAGAAGGCTAAATGTAGCGATTACACGTGCTAAAAGAAAGCTAGTTGTTATAGGTTCTAAAAATTTATTGATAAAGGACGATACTTACGCAGAATTTTTAAAATGTTTCAATAATAACGAATAA
- the speE gene encoding polyamine aminopropyltransferase, whose translation MKFDAWYTEPQTENLSLSTKLKNILYVGQSKYQEIQILDTYEFGKVLILENTYQTTERDEFIYHELISHPALFTHENPKKVLVIGGGDGGTVREVVKHESVEKIDFVELDGMVVEVSKQFLPSLSCEIDNPKVNTIITDGIEYVAKTKEKYDVILVDCPDPVGPAAGLFEKEFYNNLFKCLNDDGIMVQQTESPLLHETLINKIKGHLKDAGFPVIRPLVCSIPTYPSGFWSFTLASKKNDPLTSDVNEIQDKLKNMPTKYYDQDVHKGVFLATPRYLK comes from the coding sequence ATGAAATTCGATGCATGGTATACTGAACCTCAAACTGAAAATTTAAGCCTTTCAACTAAGTTAAAAAATATTTTATACGTTGGACAGTCAAAATATCAAGAAATCCAAATTCTTGATACTTACGAGTTTGGTAAAGTATTGATTTTAGAAAACACGTACCAAACTACCGAAAGGGACGAATTTATATATCACGAACTTATTTCACACCCTGCACTATTCACGCATGAAAACCCTAAAAAAGTTCTCGTAATTGGCGGAGGGGATGGCGGAACAGTAAGGGAAGTAGTAAAACATGAAAGCGTTGAAAAAATTGATTTCGTTGAACTTGATGGAATGGTTGTAGAAGTTTCTAAACAATTCTTACCTTCATTAAGCTGTGAAATCGATAACCCGAAAGTAAACACGATTATTACGGATGGAATAGAATATGTTGCTAAAACCAAGGAAAAATACGATGTAATTTTGGTAGACTGCCCAGATCCAGTTGGTCCAGCTGCAGGATTATTTGAAAAAGAGTTTTACAACAACCTATTTAAATGTCTAAATGACGACGGAATTATGGTTCAGCAGACTGAAAGCCCACTCTTGCATGAAACTTTAATAAATAAAATTAAAGGGCACTTAAAAGACGCCGGTTTTCCAGTTATAAGGCCTCTTGTATGCAGTATTCCCACATACCCAAGTGGATTTTGGAGTTTTACACTTGCTTCAAAGAAAAACGACCCATTAACATCAGATGTTAATGAAATTCAAGACAAATTGAAGAATATGCCTACAAAGTACTACGATCAAGATGTGCATAAAGGCGTATTTTTAGCGACTCCTAGATACTTAAAATAA
- a CDS encoding 30S ribosomal protein S15: MARLHSGKRGSSGSTKPLRTEVPEWVSMSAEEVQAKIVEMAKDGNQSAIIGNILRDMYGIPNVKLVTGKSVSSIMKDAGFYSEVPEDLFNLMKKAINLRNHLENNPRDIHSKVGLNLIESKIRRLVKYYKGTKVLPATWRYSPQTARLLVE, encoded by the coding sequence ATGGCAAGATTACACTCAGGAAAAAGAGGTTCCTCCGGTTCAACAAAACCTTTAAGAACAGAAGTTCCAGAATGGGTTTCAATGAGCGCTGAGGAAGTTCAGGCGAAAATAGTTGAAATGGCTAAAGACGGCAATCAGTCTGCAATTATTGGAAATATCTTAAGAGACATGTACGGTATTCCTAATGTAAAATTAGTAACTGGAAAAAGTGTTTCTTCAATTATGAAAGATGCAGGATTCTATTCAGAAGTTCCTGAAGACTTGTTCAACTTGATGAAAAAGGCAATTAACTTGAGAAACCACTTAGAAAACAATCCAAGAGATATCCACTCAAAAGTTGGTTTAAACTTAATCGAGTCAAAAATAAGAAGACTTGTAAAATACTATAAGGGTACAAAAGTTTTACCTGCTACATGGAGATACTCACCACAAACTGCAAGATTGTTGGTTGAATAA
- the speD gene encoding adenosylmethionine decarboxylase: protein MKQLGKHIILELWGCEKQALDDQPGVEKMLVNAVKACGATLICVKTHKFSPQGVTGVAVLAESHISIHTWPELGYAAMDVFTCGEHVIPEDTIPEIRNFLKPDKVEVIDIKRGIVDIEEVLA from the coding sequence TTGAAACAGTTAGGAAAACACATCATCCTCGAACTTTGGGGATGCGAGAAACAGGCCCTTGACGACCAGCCGGGCGTAGAAAAAATGCTTGTAAATGCAGTTAAAGCATGCGGTGCAACACTAATATGTGTAAAAACGCATAAATTTTCACCACAAGGAGTTACAGGAGTTGCAGTACTTGCAGAAAGCCATATCAGCATACACACTTGGCCTGAACTAGGTTATGCTGCAATGGACGTATTTACCTGTGGCGAACACGTAATTCCTGAAGATACAATTCCAGAAATAAGAAACTTCTTAAAGCCTGATAAAGTAGAAGTAATTGACATTAAAAGGGGAATTGTAGATATAGAAGAGGTGTTAGCATGA
- a CDS encoding dihydropteroate synthase-like protein encodes MKILIITGKQALNKINLSVKKYDFVDVYKANVSIAAFLTPKMIIKEIKNIEKSKNKKLSEIYDFVLVTGLIRHDLEEVFQETGIKCFKSTREASDISILLKHLKNIELSTTEYADSKIMKFVKENAERELDYAEKLPLNEGNIKIGKLKVGDNYPMRVLGEIVHVPWLKEKELEEKINYYIDSGVDMIDLGMVSNENHSKNLKDILKNVKDLTDKPISVDTLNTKELVEAIKLDVDMVLSVDSGNFQEICPHLIESETTSVVLPTNYKKNEVPETINEKIINLEKIIEKFKENDLKVVMDPILEPINNSGCNFTQSVIACYELKKRNNIPMFFGIGNVTELFDVDSNGVNAVLSAISQEIGGNILFTPEASSKCKFSIKELKIASKMIYLSKKRNSLPKDVGFDLINYKDKKFDEDFEVEDLNILSAKENQNQVLDKGSFRIKVDRKNNKIIATYYRYNEPKLIISGNTPKEIYETAIRENLITKMDHAAYFGKELQNAYNAIKIGKMYNQDFELFYNEFWNE; translated from the coding sequence ATGAAAATACTGATTATAACTGGAAAACAGGCTTTAAACAAAATAAATCTTTCGGTAAAAAAGTACGATTTTGTTGATGTTTACAAAGCTAATGTATCAATTGCTGCATTTTTAACGCCTAAAATGATAATAAAAGAAATAAAAAATATCGAAAAATCGAAAAACAAAAAATTATCTGAAATTTATGATTTTGTACTTGTAACTGGGCTTATAAGGCACGACTTAGAAGAAGTATTTCAAGAAACAGGAATTAAGTGTTTTAAATCCACAAGGGAAGCTTCAGATATTTCTATATTACTAAAACACCTAAAAAATATTGAACTTTCAACAACTGAGTACGCAGACTCTAAAATTATGAAGTTCGTAAAAGAAAATGCTGAAAGAGAATTGGATTATGCAGAAAAACTTCCATTAAATGAGGGAAATATAAAAATTGGAAAGTTAAAAGTAGGGGATAACTATCCTATGAGGGTTCTTGGGGAAATTGTTCATGTACCGTGGCTAAAAGAAAAAGAACTGGAAGAAAAGATAAACTACTATATCGATTCTGGAGTAGATATGATAGATTTAGGAATGGTTAGTAATGAAAATCATTCAAAAAATTTAAAAGATATATTAAAAAATGTAAAAGATTTAACGGATAAACCAATAAGTGTAGATACATTAAACACTAAAGAGTTAGTTGAGGCCATAAAACTCGATGTAGACATGGTTTTAAGTGTAGATTCAGGAAATTTTCAAGAAATATGCCCTCATTTAATTGAAAGTGAAACTACATCTGTAGTCCTCCCAACAAACTACAAAAAAAATGAAGTTCCAGAAACAATCAATGAAAAAATAATTAATCTGGAAAAAATAATTGAAAAATTCAAAGAAAATGATTTAAAAGTTGTTATGGATCCAATTTTAGAACCGATAAATAATAGTGGATGCAACTTTACCCAAAGTGTTATTGCATGCTATGAACTTAAAAAAAGAAATAATATTCCAATGTTTTTTGGAATTGGGAATGTGACAGAACTTTTTGATGTCGATAGTAACGGCGTAAATGCAGTACTTTCTGCAATCAGCCAAGAAATTGGCGGAAATATTTTATTTACTCCTGAAGCTTCTTCAAAATGTAAATTTTCGATAAAAGAATTAAAAATAGCATCAAAAATGATTTACCTATCTAAAAAGAGAAATTCTCTTCCAAAAGACGTTGGATTTGATTTGATAAATTATAAAGATAAGAAATTTGATGAAGATTTTGAAGTTGAGGATTTAAATATACTTTCTGCAAAAGAAAATCAAAATCAGGTTTTAGATAAGGGGAGCTTTAGAATTAAAGTAGATAGGAAAAACAATAAAATAATTGCAACATACTATCGATATAATGAACCAAAACTAATTATTTCGGGAAACACTCCAAAAGAAATATATGAAACCGCAATACGTGAAAATTTAATTACAAAAATGGATCATGCAGCATACTTTGGAAAAGAGCTTCAAAATGCGTACAATGCTATTAAAATTGGTAAAATGTACAACCAAGATTTTGAATTATTTTATAACGAATTTTGGAATGAATAA
- a CDS encoding 6-carboxyhexanoate--CoA ligase encodes MFSLKMRASKDGVHVSGAERISTENKIEEIANSLIKRALFHENGTPDTINLKLEKITSEITYLKHIPIKTLISNNKETSRNISRNILRKELEVYFLKNGKDFGKIDILIDTAFEIIDKGNMRGAAVLDLDGNRLEEDTEKGVRVKNIDTSEELKSKILADSKLTDRTIDAIAIATKVLNFGFIAEICTSDNYSYNIGYVATKSGYFRIPNLKNEGEFGGRVFFIENSANIEEIFEKIEKTPVIVY; translated from the coding sequence ATGTTTAGTTTGAAAATGCGAGCTTCAAAAGATGGAGTCCATGTTTCGGGTGCAGAACGAATATCTACCGAAAATAAAATTGAAGAAATAGCAAATAGCCTAATAAAAAGAGCATTATTTCATGAAAACGGAACTCCGGATACTATAAACTTAAAACTGGAAAAAATTACTAGTGAAATAACTTATTTAAAACATATTCCCATAAAAACGCTTATTTCAAATAACAAAGAAACTTCAAGGAATATTTCAAGGAATATTTTAAGAAAAGAACTTGAAGTGTACTTTTTAAAAAATGGTAAAGATTTTGGAAAAATTGATATTTTGATTGATACTGCTTTTGAAATTATTGATAAAGGAAATATGAGGGGGGCTGCAGTTTTGGATTTAGATGGAAATAGGCTCGAAGAAGATACTGAAAAAGGAGTTCGTGTAAAAAATATTGATACATCTGAGGAATTAAAAAGTAAAATATTAGCTGATTCAAAATTAACTGATAGAACAATTGATGCGATAGCAATTGCAACAAAGGTTTTGAATTTCGGGTTTATTGCAGAAATTTGCACGTCAGATAACTATTCTTACAATATAGGATACGTGGCAACGAAATCGGGGTATTTCAGGATACCAAATCTCAAAAATGAGGGCGAATTTGGTGGAAGGGTGTTTTTTATAGAAAATTCAGCAAATATTGAAGAAATTTTTGAAAAAATCGAAAAAACTCCAGTAATTGTTTATTAG
- the speB gene encoding agmatinase translates to MYFEDYSKFISAYEDFENSKYVIFGIPFDATTSYKPGARFGPDEVRGASWGLETFSPILKKDLIDLKICDKYNISIEGNQETIINRAYLAAKNIMENGKVPVMIGGEHSVTYPMIKAVKDVYSDFIIIHFDAHCDLRNSYNGNEQSHASVIRRSYDFTKDIFQFGIRSGDREEWEFGWENTNISMNMPTKTDIEKIKELNKPIYITIDIDVLDPAFVPGTGTPEPCGFSPKELIESLYLLKELKDRIVGFDVVEVSPHYDLGKITSVTAAKIIRELMLIIDRQ, encoded by the coding sequence ATGTATTTTGAAGATTATTCTAAGTTTATATCTGCTTATGAAGATTTTGAAAATTCTAAATACGTTATTTTTGGAATCCCTTTTGATGCGACAACATCCTATAAGCCAGGTGCAAGATTTGGGCCGGATGAAGTTAGGGGTGCCTCATGGGGGCTTGAAACGTTTAGCCCAATATTAAAAAAAGACTTGATTGATTTAAAGATTTGTGATAAATATAACATTTCAATTGAAGGAAATCAAGAAACAATAATTAATAGAGCGTACCTTGCTGCAAAAAATATAATGGAAAATGGAAAAGTACCTGTAATGATAGGTGGCGAACACTCAGTTACCTATCCGATGATAAAAGCAGTGAAAGACGTGTATAGTGACTTTATAATTATTCATTTTGATGCACATTGTGACCTTAGAAATTCTTACAATGGAAACGAACAATCCCATGCGAGTGTAATAAGGAGATCTTATGACTTTACAAAAGATATTTTCCAGTTCGGAATTCGAAGTGGTGATAGGGAAGAATGGGAATTTGGCTGGGAAAACACGAATATTTCAATGAATATGCCAACAAAAACAGATATTGAAAAAATTAAAGAATTAAATAAACCAATATATATCACTATCGATATTGACGTACTTGACCCTGCATTTGTACCTGGAACCGGAACTCCTGAACCGTGCGGATTTTCACCAAAAGAATTAATTGAATCATTATACCTTTTAAAAGAACTTAAAGATAGGATAGTTGGTTTTGATGTTGTTGAAGTATCTCCGCATTATGACCTTGGTAAAATTACTTCCGTAACTGCGGCAAAAATTATCCGTGAACTTATGCTAATAATAGACAGGCAATAG
- a CDS encoding pyruvoyl-dependent arginine decarboxylase → MMKTSAIHFPFQAPNTISLVAGTGDAKNPLNAFDMALLSSGIGNLNLIRISSIMPPKAEIIPLPKIPQGSLVPTAYGYEISKIKGETVAAGISVAIPKDKELCGLIMEYECVGSKKECEDTVREMAKDGFEMRGWEIDEIISIASEQTVENIGCAFAAAALWYK, encoded by the coding sequence ATGATGAAAACAAGCGCAATACATTTCCCATTTCAGGCTCCAAACACGATATCCCTTGTTGCAGGAACAGGCGATGCTAAAAACCCCTTAAACGCTTTTGACATGGCTTTGTTAAGTTCAGGGATCGGGAACTTGAATTTAATCAGAATCAGTAGTATCATGCCGCCTAAAGCGGAAATTATCCCCCTACCAAAAATTCCACAAGGATCTCTTGTTCCTACAGCATATGGTTACGAAATTAGCAAAATAAAAGGAGAGACTGTTGCTGCAGGTATTAGCGTTGCTATTCCAAAAGATAAAGAATTATGTGGACTTATCATGGAATATGAATGTGTAGGCTCAAAAAAAGAGTGCGAAGATACAGTAAGAGAAATGGCTAAAGATGGATTTGAAATGAGAGGATGGGAAATCGACGAAATCATTTCAATAGCTTCAGAACAGACTGTTGAAAATATTGGATGTGCATTCGCAGCTGCGGCTCTATGGTACAAATAA
- a CDS encoding tRNA uridine(34) 5-carboxymethylaminomethyl modification radical SAM/GNAT enzyme Elp3 — translation MSEYSKFIRCIIINLLAEKEKIRGLDPKRKKQKVEDIKAKCLRKHGLNTGFPPNSDVIAHATEEEKTEIVPILRKKPIRTLSGVSVVAVMTSPEPCPHGKCSFCPGGKESNFGNVPQSYTGKEPATMRGIMYDFNPYIQTVERLKQLEKVGHPTDKVELIIMGGTFPARDVGYQESFIKGCLDAMNGEISNSLNEAKLKNESAKHRCVALTIETRPDYCGEKEINQMLNLGATRVELGIQSTYGEVLDFVKRGHDIDASINATRLLKDSGLKVSYHIIPGLPNTTFEMDKKMIETIFEDNRYKPDLIKFYPCLVIPGTEIYDLWKQGKFSPMNDEKAIELIVYGKSIMPKWIRTSRIQRDIPATVINEGVRKSNLGELVYNRLEELGIKCKCIRCREVGHVGYKKGIFPEIENIKLYRTDYDANFGKEVFLSFEDLKNDLLIGYLRLRIPSKPFRPEITDNTSIIRQVHVCGQQKELDASSIESSWQHKGYGRLLIEEAEKISKEEFGKNQILINSGIGVIEYYKKLGYKKVGPYMGKILK, via the coding sequence TTGAGTGAATATTCTAAATTTATACGATGCATTATCATAAATTTACTCGCTGAAAAGGAAAAAATACGTGGACTTGATCCAAAACGGAAAAAACAGAAAGTTGAGGACATCAAAGCAAAATGTTTAAGAAAACATGGTCTAAATACTGGTTTTCCCCCAAATTCTGACGTGATAGCCCACGCAACCGAAGAAGAAAAAACAGAAATAGTTCCAATACTTAGAAAAAAGCCTATACGAACTCTTTCTGGTGTTTCAGTAGTTGCAGTCATGACCTCCCCTGAACCGTGTCCCCATGGAAAATGTTCATTCTGCCCCGGTGGAAAAGAAAGTAATTTTGGAAATGTCCCCCAAAGTTATACTGGAAAAGAGCCTGCAACAATGCGGGGAATTATGTATGACTTTAATCCGTATATACAGACCGTTGAACGATTAAAACAGCTTGAAAAAGTTGGACACCCTACAGACAAGGTAGAATTGATTATAATGGGGGGAACGTTTCCTGCAAGGGATGTAGGATATCAAGAAAGCTTTATAAAAGGATGTCTCGATGCAATGAATGGGGAAATTTCAAACAGCCTAAACGAAGCAAAATTAAAAAATGAAAGTGCAAAACACAGATGTGTTGCATTAACAATTGAAACAAGGCCAGATTACTGTGGGGAAAAAGAAATAAACCAAATGCTTAATTTAGGAGCCACACGTGTTGAACTTGGAATTCAAAGTACTTATGGCGAAGTTTTGGACTTTGTAAAACGTGGGCATGATATAGATGCTTCAATCAATGCTACAAGGCTTTTAAAAGATAGCGGCCTTAAAGTTTCATACCATATTATTCCAGGGCTACCAAATACGACTTTTGAAATGGATAAAAAAATGATTGAAACTATCTTTGAAGATAATAGATATAAGCCAGATTTAATTAAATTTTACCCGTGTTTAGTAATTCCTGGAACAGAAATTTATGATTTGTGGAAACAGGGAAAATTTAGTCCCATGAATGATGAAAAAGCAATAGAATTGATAGTTTATGGAAAATCAATAATGCCAAAATGGATAAGAACTTCAAGAATTCAAAGAGACATTCCTGCAACAGTTATAAACGAAGGGGTAAGGAAAAGTAATTTAGGAGAACTCGTATACAATAGGCTTGAAGAGCTAGGCATAAAGTGCAAATGTATACGTTGTAGGGAAGTTGGGCATGTTGGCTATAAAAAGGGAATATTTCCTGAAATTGAAAATATTAAGTTATATCGGACTGACTATGATGCAAATTTTGGAAAAGAAGTATTTTTATCATTTGAAGATTTGAAAAATGATCTTTTAATAGGATACTTAAGGCTTAGAATTCCCTCAAAACCGTTTAGGCCGGAAATAACAGATAATACTTCAATTATACGACAGGTTCATGTATGCGGTCAACAAAAAGAACTTGATGCAAGTTCAATTGAATCTTCATGGCAACACAAAGGATATGGCCGGCTTTTAATTGAGGAAGCTGAAAAAATTTCAAAAGAAGAATTTGGTAAAAATCAAATATTGATTAACAGCGGAATAGGGGTTATTGAGTACTACAAAAAACTAGGATATAAAAAAGTTGGCCCATACATGGGAAAAATTCTTAAATAA